The genomic interval GGCGGCCAGCGCGACGACATCGAGGAGTCGCTGGGCTTGAAGGCCGGCGCCTTCACCAAGCCCAAGGTGGCGCGCGGCCTGGTGAAGCTGGTGTTGGACCGGCTCCTCTTCGACGAGCCCGCGCCCGGCGTCACGGAAGCCCGTTGGGAGCGAATCAAGGCGGCGGGACAGGTCCTGCGTGCGCTGCCTCCCGACGCCACGGTGGAGGGCTTCGAGGCACGGCTGGCCCAGACGCTCCCCGTCCCCCTTTCCGAGGCCCGAGAGGCGCTGTACTCGGACCTGCCCGGCCACCGCCGGCTGGTGGGGTGGGACGGCGAGGCACTGAACGCCCAGGACCTGCTGGACCGCTACAACCTGGCGCTGGCGCAGGGCCCCCTGCTGTCCGCACGGCGCCTCCGCCTGCGAGCCCAGGCGCCGGACCTGCTGCGCGTGCGCAAGGTGCTCCGGTGGCTCAAGTTCTGCCGCCTGGTGGCCGAGGTGTGGCGTGACGACGACAACTGGGCGCTCGACGTGGAGGGCCCTGGGGCCATGCTGGCGCTCCAGAAGAAGTACGGCCTGCAACTGGCGACCTTCCTGTCCGTGGTGCCGGTGCTGGAGCGCTGGGAGCTGACCGCCACCGTGGAACTTTCACGGCGGCAGGCCACGTTGATGCTCAGCCACAAGGACCCGCTGCGTTCGCCCCTACCCGCCGCACTGGGTCACATTCCTCCGGAAGTGGCCTCCCTCGCGGAGGGCTTCGCGGATGACGCCTGGGAGCTGGACCTGACGCCCCTTCCCCGGCACGTGGGCGCCTCCGGACTGTGCGTGCCGGACCTCACCTTCCGCCACCGTGCGTCCAAGAGAGAAGTCGCGCTGGAGCTCTTCCACGCATGGCATGCGGCGCCCCTGGCCCGGAGGCTGACGGAGCTGCGCTCGCGGCCGGACGCGGGCCTGCTGCTGGGCGTGGACCGGGCGCTGGCCAAGGAGGCCGTGGAGCGAGAGGCGCTGGAGGCCCACCCGCAGGTGGTGCTCTTCAACGGCTTCCCCTCCGCGCGCAAGCTGCGGGAGCGCCTGGCGAAACTGGAGCCCGGGCGGTGAGCGCTGCGCTCGCCCGCCGGGAACGCGCGTCAGCCGCGCGGCTTGAACTGCGCCGCGAGCACGCTGAGGATCCGGATGGACGTCCGGTCCAGTTGCTTGGCCCGGCGCATGAGCCGCCGCAGCTCCGCGGACTCGCCGTAGTCACTGGGCGGCTCGGCGGCCCACTTCACCTCCTGCACCGGCTTGAGGCCCAGCGCCTCGTCCGCGGAGATGGAGAGCACCGTGCACAACCTGCGGAACGTCTGGATGCTCGGCAGCATGTGCCCGCGCTCGAGCCGGCCATAGACTTCGCTCGCGATGCCAATGCGTTCCGCCACGTCGGCCTGGGTCAGGTTCAGTCGGGTCCGAGCAAGGCGAGCCGCTCCGCCAAGGCGGGATGCGAGAGTCTTTTCCATGGGTCGTTAACCTAGCGGGTCCGCACATGTCGATATGACTTGAGAGGTTGGCATCCAAGAACTTCCTGAGTAGTCTTGTAGGTAGGCAACCTCGTGCGTTTGGCCAACCACACAGGTCTCACCCTGCTGGCGCGAAGACCATGCTGACCTTCTTGTTCGTGGACGAAGACCCACGTTCACTCGCCGCGCTGCGGCGTCTCGTGAGGGATTTACCCGGCGGCAAGCGCTTCGCCCGCTGCGTGGAGGAGGCCCTCGCGCTCGTGAAGGAAGAAGCGCCGTCCGTGGTGGTGACGGGCGATCTGCTCCCGGACGGAGACGGGCTGGGGCTGCTGGAGCAGGTGCGTGCGAGCCACCCCCGCACCGCCTGCGCGCTGCATGCGGTGATGCCGCCCCTGGCGCGGGACATCACGTGGATGGACCGCGCCGCGCCACCCTCGGAGGTGCATGCCCTGCTGCGGATGCTGGGCATCGGTGCAGCATCGATGGGAAGCCCGCGTTAAGGTGCCGCTCGACGCGCCATGAAGCTCTACGCCATCAGCGACCTGCACTTGCGCCACAACGACAACCGCCTGGCGCTCCAGGCGCTTCCGGCCCATCCGGAGGACTGGCTCATCGTCGCGGGGGACGTGGGCGAGACGCTGGCGGAGATGGAGCTCATGCTGAGCACCCTCACCCAGCGCTTCCGCCAGGTCATCTGGGTGCCCGGCAACCATGAGCTGTGGACCATGCCGTCGGAGCAGCCGCAACTGAAGGGTGAGGCGCGCTACCAGCGGCTGGTGAGCCTGTGCCGCAGCTACGGCGCCCTCACGCCGGAGGACCCCTACCCCCGCTGGCCCGGCCCTGGCCCCGAGCGCGTCATCGTCCCCATGTTCCTGGGCTACGACTACACGTTCCGCCCGGACCATGTGCCCGCGGACAAGGCGCTGGAGTGGGCCTGGGAGGATGACCTGCTGTGCACCGACGAGGTGCTGCTGCACCCCGAGCCCCACGCCAGCCGCGCCGCCTGGTGCGCCGCGCGCGTCGAAGCCACGCGGGCCCGGCTGGACGCCCTCCCCCCGGGCTGCGCCACCGTCCTCGTCAACCACTACCCGCTGCGCTACGAGCACGTGCGGCTGCCGCGCATCCCCCGCTTCTCCATCTGGTGCGGGACGAAGCAGACGGAGGACTGGCACACCCGCTACCGCGCGGAGGTCGTCGTCTCCGGCCACCTCCACATGCCCGCGACGCTGTGGCGTGACGGCGTGCGCTTCGAAGAGGTGTCGCTGGGCTACCCCGTGCAGTGGAAGTACCGGGGCGTGCACGCGTGGGAGAGCTGCCTGCGCGTCATCCTCCCCGGCCCCACGCCGTAGAAAGCACGAAGCCCCGGGCGCCGCGTGAAGCGGAGCACCCGGGGCCTCATCGGCGCGGCTCAAGGCCGCGCCGTCACTTCAGACTACTTGGGCAGCGGCTCGAGGAAGGAGCCGATGAGGACGATGCCCTCGAAGCCATCCTTCGCGCCGTAGACCTCGATGTAGTAGCGGCCGGCCGGAGCGTTGATGAGGTTGCACTTCTCCGACTGGTGGTCCTTCACGCTGCGGCAATCGTAGTCCGCGTGCGTCGGGGCGCCACCGCGCTTGACGTAGAGGTCGGGGTTGCCCTTGCCCTCGCCCGTCTGGATGTAGATGTTGTTCTTCCCCTGGCCCGGGCGACGCTCCGGAACGTCGAGGATGAACACCTGCGAGGAGCCCGCCGCGCCCGAGAGGTTCTCCACGGCGATGCCGCTCTCGATGGGGACGAAGCCACCCTCCCAGGTCACGGTCAGCGTGGCGTCGGAGTACGCACGGTAGCCGTTCACCATCGCGTACCACTTGCCGTGCTGCGGAGCCGCGAAGGTGCAGACCTCGTTGTTGCCACCGGCGTACGGGCGGCAATCATACAGCGCGGTGGTGGGCGCGTTGTTGTAGCGGACGTACAGGTCGGCGTCACCCGTGCCACCCGACAGGGTGAAGCGCAGGTTGTAGGCACCTTCCGGCACCGTGACCTCGAAGTACTTCTTCTCGTTGGCGCCACCCGACACGACGACCGGCGTGTCCTTGACGATGGGGTCCGTCGGCGGAGGCGGAACCGGGACGCTGACGCCAACGGCCTTCCACGCGTTCGACACCGACTCGATGGTGGCGGCGTCGTAGCCGAGCTGCGCCGCGGCCTGCTCCGAGATGGTCTTCGCGGCCTCGAAGTTGGACGTCGGCACCATCAACGTGTTGGCCTTGTAGAAGATCTGCGCGGCCTTCTCGATGCCGATGCCCGCCACCACGATGGTGCTCTTGCCGCGCGGGTGCGTGCCGCCCTGCGACAGGAGGTAGAACGCCAGGTTGGAGATACCGGAGCTGTAGTGCACGCCGGTACCGGGCACGTAGTTGTGGTAGTGGTCGAGCGAGTCGCCATCCAGCGCCGGGTCGTTCATGTAGCGCAGGGCGTCGTTCGGGATGGACGGGGTCCACACGTCGTCGCCAATCAGCCAGTGACGCGGGGAGACCTCGTCCGCGCCGTCGCCGTACCACTCGCACACCGCGCCGAACACGTCGGACATCGACTCGTTCAGGCCGCCGGACTCACCCGAGTAGATGAGGTCCGACTCGTTGTCCGTCACGGCGTGGGTCAGCTCGTGCGCCGTCACGTCCAGCGAGTTGGCTAGGTTGGTGGCCGTCACGCCGTCGCCATCGCCGTACACCATCTGGGTACCGTCCCAGAAGGCGTTCACGTAGTTGACGCGGTGGTGCACGGTGCTGATGAGCGTGCCGCCCGCGTTGTCGATGGAGTCACGACCGAACAGGGTGTTGTAGCAGTCGTAGACGGTGCCCAGGTGGTCGTAGTTGGTGTTGACCACGGGGTCCGCCACCGGCGCCGCGCCCTCGATGCGCACGACCGCGCCCGGCAGGGTGCTGGTGTTGTTGCCGTTGTGGAGGCGGCGGTCGAGGGACTCCTTGATCTGCGGGATGCGCAGCATCACATCCGCGTTGCGCGCGTCCACCAGGACCCAGTCGCGAACGGGCGTGCCGTCCGCCTTGTTGCCGTGCTGGACGACCTTGTACATCAGGCGCAGCTCGTCATCGACGCGCCAGTACACCAGCTCCGGGTTCTTGTCGGTGACCCAGCCCTTGAGCGTCTCGCGGTCGGAGTCCACCGCGGACGTGGCAATCTCACCCGCGATGGTCGCCTTCAGCTCGGCGCGCAGGTCGCTGCGGACGTTGGTGTTCGCCGCGAAGACCTTGCCGTTGCGCGCGTGCAGGATCAGCTCGCCGCCCAGCACCGGGATGTCGTTGTGCTTCACGGAATAGCGGTAGTGGCTGTCACCCTGCTTGTCCGTGTGCGCCTTCTTGAAGACCAGGTTGCCCGGCTCCAGGCGGAACGTCGGCGCCACGGCGTCGACGACCGAGGCCAGCGCGGACGCGTTGAGCGCCTTGGGACCCGCGGCAGGAATATCCGGCAGAGCAATCGACAGACCGGTGACGAACTGCGCCACCTTCTGGTTGTCCGTCAGAATGACCTTCGCGCCATTCTCCAGCATCGCCGCCTTCGCGGCATCCGTAGGCTTGTCGGCCTCGGGGGCAGGGGTGGACTCGTTGCAACCGACAACGACAGACAGCGCCGCAATACCGAGCGCTCCGCGAACTCTCTTCTGCACCATGTAATCCTCCTAAGCGGAAAGATTAGGAGGCACGATGACACAGGGATGACGCGTATTTCAAGGTTGCGCGATTATTTCAGTTTCTATCCTCTTCTTAGATTTCAGGTTATTTACGATTATTCCTTTGCTTTCGTGGATTTGCGAGGTCCACTACGAGTGCGAGCAACCTTCCACGTGACGTGACAGGTCGTCCAGGCGGGCCTCGGTTTTCCACAGGTCGTGTGAACTTTGTGCCGGACTCGGGGTCCGCCCGCGCGCGTGAGGCAACACTGGCATCGACGTGGCTGGCCATTACGCTTCCTGTCCGGGAGGCAACGATGCGCGCATTGCAGCTACAGCGGCTGGACGGCCCTGACGGGCTCCAACTGGTGGACGTGCCCGAGCCCGAGGCGGGGGACTCGGTGCTCATCGACGTGGTGGCGGCCGGGGTGAGCTTTCCGGACCTGCTGCTCACCCGGGGGCAGTACCAACTCAAGCCCGCCCTGCCCTTCATTCCGGGCGTGGAGGTGGCCGGCGTGGTGCGGCAAGCCCCCGCGGGCGCGGGGGTGAAGCCCGGGCAGCGGGTGATGGCCTTCAGCTTCGGACTGGGCGGCTTCGCCGAGGTGGCCGCGATTCAGCCGGAGATGGTGTTCCCCATCCCCGCGGACTGGAGCTTCGAGGCGGCCGCGGGCGTGGTGATGAACTACCACACGGCGCACTTCGCGCTGCACCGGCGAGGCCGGCTCAAGGCGGAGGAGAGCGTCGTGGTCCATGGCGCCGCGGGAGGCGTGGGCACGGCGGCGGTGCAGGTGGCGCGCGGCGCGAAGGCACGCGTCATCGCCGTGGTGAGCGACGAGCGCAAGGCGGACGTCGCCCGGCGGGCCGGCGCGCACGAGGTGCTGCTGTCGACCGGAGATTGGGTCGCGCAGGTGCGGGAGAAGACGGGCGGCCTGGGTGCCAACGTGGTGGTGGACCCGGTGGGCGGCGACATCTTCGACAAGAGCCTCAAGTGCCTGGCGCCCGAAGGCCGGCTGCTGGTGGTGGGCTTCGCGAGCGGGCGCATCCCCGAGGTCCAGGTGAACCGGCTCCTGCTGCGCAACATCGACGTGGTCGGCGTGGCCTGGGGCGGCTTCCTCCTGCACGAGCCATCCCTGACGCCCACCATCGCCAAGGACCTGGAGGCCATGGCGGACCGTGGTGTGCTCACGCCCGTCGTGGGCCCGGTGTTCCCGCTGGAGCAGGGCGCGCAGGCCCTGCGTGAGCTCGACGCCCGGCGCGCCACGGGCAAGGTGGTGCTGCGCATGCGCGAAGGCTGACATGGCCTGGAGGCACCGGCGCGAGCGTGCTCGCGCCCGGTGCCCGTTGATTGAACGCCGGGCATGCGGCCCGCCGCGTGTGGCCATGTCCGGCGCTGCCGACTTCGCGGAGGGACACCACCTTGGTGCAGGAGGTGACGGCACCATGGTGGATGACATTCTGGAGCGGCAGCACCAGCGCGAGCGGGAACAGGAGCGCAGGCGGCTGCGCGAGGAGGAGCAGAAGGACCTGGACGTGGAGTCCCACCGGGGACCGCGTCCCCTGGAAGGCTACGCGGGGGGCCACACCTCGTGGACGGACCAGCAGGATGACGACTCCGCCCGTCAGGTCCATGCGGGCGATGCCCAGGCCTCCTGGGAAGCCAGCGAACGGCAGGCGCGACTGGAGCCGGAACCCGAACCCGAACCCGAGCCCGCCCGCCGTGAGGACGAACCGCCGCCGGGTGGCGAGCGCTCCCGGTGAAGCGCGGCCCACGACGCGTGGGTCAACGAAGCTCGGGCACCTCGCGCTCCAGCGTCTCCGCCGCGCGTGCATCCTTGGGCAGGCCGAAGCGCTGGCGCGAGCACGCCAGCAACTGCCCCGCGTAGACGGTGTCCTCGAGCGCCTCCTGGAAGCGGCCCAGCCGCGCCAGCGTGCGTGCCCGCTCGTCCACCAGCCGGGCCAGGATGCGGGCCTGCTCCGCGTGTGAGAACAGGCGGACCACGGAGCGCGCGTCGAAGCACATCAGTGTGTCGAACTCCATGCCCAGCGCGGCCGTGCAGGCTTCGCGAATGTGCAGGAGGCTCGTGTCCAGGGCCGCCTCCGCCCGTGCCCGGGCGATGTCCGGAGCCAGACGGCCGAGCTCACGCACGGCATTCAGGGTGAAGGCGTAACGCAGAACGGGCATGCGGATGGGAACTACACCCCAGCCGCGAGGATTCATCCAGTCGCCGCGTGTGTCGAGTGTCGCCCCCAGGCCCGCCCCGGGGGAACTCCCGCGAAAGAACGTCACTGGCCGGGATGGAATGGCGCCGACTACAGTTTCTCGTCGCGTTCCAGTCACCCCCACCAAGGACGACGAGACATGAAGGACCTGGACGCCATCCTCCGCGCGCGGGCGCAAGCTCGCGGCCCCCTGGTCCTGGCCACGGTGGTCGAGGTATCGGGCTCCGCCTACCGGCGGCCGGGTGCGCGGATGTTGATGAGCGAGGACGGATGGCTCGCGGGCGGCATCAGCGGCGGCTGCCTGGAGGCCGACATCGTCCGCAAGGCCTTCTTCTGGACCACCACCGGGCCCCGCCTGCTGCGCTACGACTCCACCAGCAACACCGCGGAGGACGAAGGTGCCTTCTCCTTCGCGCTGGGCTGCAACGGCGTGGTGGACGTGCTGCTGGAGCGCTGGGAGGCGGGCGCGGGCGAGGCCCTCTCCTTCGCCGCCGAGGCGCGGGAAGCGGGGCGCCGGGCGGTGGTGGCGACGGTGTACCGGGGCCCCGCGAACGCCGTGGGTTCCCGGTTGAAGCTCCGCGATGACGGCACCGAAGCGGGCCAACTGTCCGGCGCACTGGGCGACGCCGTGCGCGAAGCCGCACGCGAGGCGCTGGAAGCGGGCCGGACGTGGAGCGGCCCCTGCGGCGGCGCGGACGTGCTGGTGGAAGTCGTGGAGCCGCCCCATCCCCTGGTGCTCTTTGGCAGCGGATTCGACGTGGCCCCGGTGGTGAACCAGGCCGCGGCCCTGGGCTGGCATGTCACGGTGGTGGCGGACCGGCCCGCGCAGGCCCTGCGGCGCCGCTTTCCCCAGGCCCATGCGGTGGTGTCGGCGAAGGCCCCGGACGCGCCCAGTGCGGTGCCCCTATCGCCCCGTGCGCTGGCCGTGCTGATGACACACAGCCTGCCGCAGGACCGCGAGCTGCTGGCGCGGCTCCTCCCACGGCCCCTGCGCTATCTGGGCGTGTTGGGACCTCGCTCGCGCACAGACCGATTGCTCGCGGAGCTGCCCTCCCCGCCCACCGACGCACACCTGGAGAAGCTGCACGCGCCCGTGGGCCTGGACCTGGGCGCGGAAGGCGCGGAGGAAATCGCCCTGTCCATCATCGCCGAGCTTCAAGCGGTGGTCGCCGGACGCGAGGGCGGCAAGCTTCGCGAGCGGCGCGCGCCCATCCACACCGCCGCGCCCCTGCCGGCGCAGAGGCTCGCATGACGGTGGGCGTGGTGCTGCTGGCCGCGGGCGGCTCCTCGCGACTGGGCCACCCCAAGCAACTGGTGCGATACCAGGGCTCGACGCTGGTGCGGCGCGCCGCCGAGGCCGCGGCCTCCTTGCGGTGCGGCCCCGTGGTGGTGGTGCTGGGCGCGTCGAGGGATGCGGTCGCGGCGGAGCTCACAGGCCTCCCCGTGCGCACCGTGGACCATGCGGACTGGGCCGCAGGCCCTGGAGGCTCACTGCGCGCGGGGCTCGGTGCGCTGCGGGAGACGGAGCCCCCCGCGCTGAACGCCGTGCTCGTGTTGCTGTGCGACCAGCTTCGCGTGGATGCCGCACACTTGCGGACGCTGCTGGATACCTTTGAACGGACTCGCGCGTCCGTGGTGGCCTCCGCCTACGAGGACACTCGAGGCGTACCCGCCCTCTTCGCGCGTGACGTCTTCCCGGAGCTGGATGCGCTCAGCCCGGGCCAGGGCGCGCGTGGTGTGATTGCGCGCGTGGCCTCGCGCGTGGTGGACGTCCCGCTGCCCGGGGGTGGCGACGACGTGGACACGCCCGAGGATGTCTCGCGGCTGACGTGAACTGCGGCCGCATCCGTCGCGCCGCGAATACGCGCATCGGCCCCGAGGCTGGCCCTCTGGTACGTCAGTGCGTATTGCCACCACCGCGCACCGCTCCCCACCTTCTGCGCGCAGGACTTTCAGCAAAGGGGGGCTCATGTCCAAACTCAGGTTCCCGGCGGCGCTGGCCGCCTCGGCGGTGATGTGTTTCTCGGTCGGTTGCTCCAGAAATGCCAAGACATCCCATGGCGGGATGCCACCCACTGCGCAGCAGGTGCCACGGCAAAACGAAGGCCTGCCGCCCAACGCGCAGGCGGAGATGAAGCGGGACTGCCCCATGGACGTGTCCGGCGCGCAGGCGCGCGCGGAGGACATCCCGGAGGGCGTGGCCCTCATCATCGTCACGCCGGAAACCAACAAGGTAGCGGACCTCCAGCAGCGCAGCCGGAGGATGATGCAGTTCCAGCAGGAGCACGGCACGGGCGGCAGCGGCATGGCCCAACCACCGGGCGTGGACTACGACGAGATGGGCGGCCGCGAGGAGCCGGGCTCCGCGGGCGCGCCGTCGGTGCCGTCCATCGCCAGCGTGCATGACTCACCGGAGGGTGTCGTCATCGTCTACACCGCCGTCGACCCGGCCCGGCAGGACAAGCTGAGCTCCGAAATCCACCGGAACGCGAAGTACCTGGCCACGGGCAAATGCCCGGGGATGGCGGCGGACTGAGCGCGACCCGAGGCCAGCGCCCGGGGTCCTGCCCCCCGTCGTCCAGGTAGGCCGTGCGCTGGCTTCCCCCCCCCGAAGTCGCCCGCTGTCACGCCAGTGGCGGCAGGTGCGTCAGGAGCCGCTGCAGGTCCGGCTGAAGCTCGTCCGGTGACGCGCCCGCGAGCACGTCCACCGGATGCGTGCCCCAGGTGACGGCATAGGTCCGCAGCCCCGCGGCCTGCCCCGCGCGCAAGTCCAACGCGGTGTCCCCCACCATCCACAACCCGCCCGTGCCCAGGGCTGCCAGCGCGTGGTGGATGACGTCGGGCGCGGGCTTGTGCGGAAAGCCATCCGTGCCCTGGACGTGGTGGAGCAGCGGGCCCAGGCCCATGGCGTCCACGAACTTGCGCGCCATGTCGGGACGCTTGGTGGTGGCCACCGCCAGCAGGTAGCCCCGCTCGCGCAGCGCGCGCAGCACCTCCACCACGCCCGGATAGGGCCGCGAGCGCCGGTGGAAGTTGAGCGGGTAGTGCTCACGGTAGGCCACGCACAACGCGGGGACGTGGTCCGGCGCGAACTGGCTGTACATCCAGTCCAGCGGATGGCCGATGAGCGCACGCACCTGCTCGTAGGTCGGCGCCGGAAGCCCCAGGTGCCCGAAGGCGTGGAGGAAGCTGTCGATGATGTCCGGCAGCGAGTCCACCAGCGTGCCGTCGAGGTCGAAGAGGATGCCGCGAGAAGAGGAAGCGCTCACGCACCTTCCATACCCCCTCTCGCGCCCCCTGTCCTCCCTCCGGACTCAGGGCGAGGCGTGCTCCAGCGGAGCAGCGGGCGCCTGCTCCAGGACGCACATCCACAGCCGCTCCTCCTGCACACAGCGCGTACCGCGAATGGCGCGGAACTCATGGAGCCGCTGCGGAATGGAGAGGTAGATGGTCTCCGGGTCGAGCTTGCCCGCCCGGATATCGTCGTCGAGCCCCAGGCAGTAGGGCTGCGCGCGCGCGTCATCCAGTCGCGCGACGTAGCCGCTGTTGAAGGTGAGCCCCAGCAAGTAGGCGCGATAAGCCCAGCGGTGGAAGTCCATGGGCCCGGCGCGGCAGCCCCGCCCGGAGCCGTCATGCATCTGCGGCGGGTAGAGCACCAGGTGCTTGCGTCCAGCAGCGGCCTCGCGCAGCGCATCGGACGGCTGTGTGTTCCAGGCCGGCCCTTCCTTCGCTTGATGGCCCCGCCCCAGATTCACATCGAAGGCTTGCAGCACCAGCGCCAGGGCCAGCAGCGACGGTGCCACCGCGGGCCGAGGCAGGCGGATGAGCGCGAGCGCGGAGCCCAGCGCCAGCAGGTAGTACAGCGGCCACACGAAGCGGCCGGAGGAGCGGAAGGGCTCCACCCACCGCATCACCGGCGCGTAGAGGCCCGTCAGGTCCGCGACGAGCTCGCCTTGCAGGGTGATGCGCGAGGACAGCGCGAAGAAGCCCAGGCCCAGCGCCACCAGCCCCACCGGCACCAGCCTGCGCCACTGCCGCGCGACGAGCGGCGCGTCCCGCACGAGCAGGATGAGCGCGGCCCAGAGCGCGAAGAGCACGCCCAGCCCCAGGTAGCCGAAGCCTTCGTACTGGGCGCCCTGCCTCGGCAGCGGCCCCAGGAAGCGCGACCAGGAGTCCCGGTAGCCCATCGGATTGACGAACGCCAGGAGGTCCGCGGAGAACCCACCGAAGGCGTCGGCGCCCAGGGTGCGGACGGTGCCGAGGTAGCCCAGCACGTAGAAGAGCACCAGCACCACGCCCACGTTCACCACGGCGCCCAGCAGGGGCCACCGCCAGGGCAGCCGCTGCTCCAGCGCGGTCCGCATGCACAGCGCCAGCGCGAGCGGCAGCACCATGGCGGTAATCACGGGGTGCACGCCCGCGGCGAACACGCACAGCGCCAGCGCGATGCCCAGCGCCTGCTTCGCCTCGCGCGCGTCCCGCTGCGGAATCAGGTTGAGCCCTACCAGCAGCACGATGGTCCAGTGCGCGCACAGCGCTTCGTGCGCCATGCTCATGCGCGCCAGCAGCGTGGGCGACAGCACGAGCAGCGCGCCCACCAGCCACTGCTGCGGCACCGTCGCGCCCATCCGCCGCGCCACCCACGCGGAGGAGGCGCCCTGCAGCATCAGGCACATGCACATCCACGGACCGATGTATTGGAAGTCGGCGGGCAGCAGGCTGGAGAACGGCCGCAGCAGCAGCGCCACCCAGGGGATGGCGTCCATGTAGCCGAGCGTCGTCCCGAGCGGATGCAGGTAGCCGTCGATGGCGCCCAGCGGGAAGCGGAGCGGCTCGTTGCGGAAGAACAACCAGCCCAGCAGGTGCTGGCTGAAGTCGTCACGGATGAGCCAGGCCAGGCGGGTGGGATTCAGCGCCGCCGGACCGTAGATGGCCAGGAACGCCAACAGCCCCACTCCGGCGGCCCCCAGCGGGCCCGCGTTCGC from Myxococcus xanthus carries:
- a CDS encoding helix-turn-helix transcriptional regulator, producing MEKTLASRLGGAARLARTRLNLTQADVAERIGIASEVYGRLERGHMLPSIQTFRRLCTVLSISADEALGLKPVQEVKWAAEPPSDYGESAELRRLMRRAKQLDRTSIRILSVLAAQFKPRG
- a CDS encoding XdhC family protein, whose translation is MKDLDAILRARAQARGPLVLATVVEVSGSAYRRPGARMLMSEDGWLAGGISGGCLEADIVRKAFFWTTTGPRLLRYDSTSNTAEDEGAFSFALGCNGVVDVLLERWEAGAGEALSFAAEAREAGRRAVVATVYRGPANAVGSRLKLRDDGTEAGQLSGALGDAVREAAREALEAGRTWSGPCGGADVLVEVVEPPHPLVLFGSGFDVAPVVNQAAALGWHVTVVADRPAQALRRRFPQAHAVVSAKAPDAPSAVPLSPRALAVLMTHSLPQDRELLARLLPRPLRYLGVLGPRSRTDRLLAELPSPPTDAHLEKLHAPVGLDLGAEGAEEIALSIIAELQAVVAGREGGKLRERRAPIHTAAPLPAQRLA
- a CDS encoding DUF790 family protein, encoding MLTRELLNFRVRQGVLRPVFVKRDDTELLTFAQDLLAEVAASRGGQRDDIEESLGLKAGAFTKPKVARGLVKLVLDRLLFDEPAPGVTEARWERIKAAGQVLRALPPDATVEGFEARLAQTLPVPLSEAREALYSDLPGHRRLVGWDGEALNAQDLLDRYNLALAQGPLLSARRLRLRAQAPDLLRVRKVLRWLKFCRLVAEVWRDDDNWALDVEGPGAMLALQKKYGLQLATFLSVVPVLERWELTATVELSRRQATLMLSHKDPLRSPLPAALGHIPPEVASLAEGFADDAWELDLTPLPRHVGASGLCVPDLTFRHRASKREVALELFHAWHAAPLARRLTELRSRPDAGLLLGVDRALAKEAVEREALEAHPQVVLFNGFPSARKLRERLAKLEPGR
- a CDS encoding NADPH:quinone oxidoreductase family protein — translated: MRALQLQRLDGPDGLQLVDVPEPEAGDSVLIDVVAAGVSFPDLLLTRGQYQLKPALPFIPGVEVAGVVRQAPAGAGVKPGQRVMAFSFGLGGFAEVAAIQPEMVFPIPADWSFEAAAGVVMNYHTAHFALHRRGRLKAEESVVVHGAAGGVGTAAVQVARGAKARVIAVVSDERKADVARRAGAHEVLLSTGDWVAQVREKTGGLGANVVVDPVGGDIFDKSLKCLAPEGRLLVVGFASGRIPEVQVNRLLLRNIDVVGVAWGGFLLHEPSLTPTIAKDLEAMADRGVLTPVVGPVFPLEQGAQALRELDARRATGKVVLRMREG
- a CDS encoding response regulator gives rise to the protein MLTFLFVDEDPRSLAALRRLVRDLPGGKRFARCVEEALALVKEEAPSVVVTGDLLPDGDGLGLLEQVRASHPRTACALHAVMPPLARDITWMDRAAPPSEVHALLRMLGIGAASMGSPR
- a CDS encoding nucleotidyltransferase family protein, which gives rise to MTVGVVLLAAGGSSRLGHPKQLVRYQGSTLVRRAAEAAASLRCGPVVVVLGASRDAVAAELTGLPVRTVDHADWAAGPGGSLRAGLGALRETEPPALNAVLVLLCDQLRVDAAHLRTLLDTFERTRASVVASAYEDTRGVPALFARDVFPELDALSPGQGARGVIARVASRVVDVPLPGGGDDVDTPEDVSRLT
- a CDS encoding HAD family hydrolase, with amino-acid sequence MSASSSRGILFDLDGTLVDSLPDIIDSFLHAFGHLGLPAPTYEQVRALIGHPLDWMYSQFAPDHVPALCVAYREHYPLNFHRRSRPYPGVVEVLRALRERGYLLAVATTKRPDMARKFVDAMGLGPLLHHVQGTDGFPHKPAPDVIHHALAALGTGGLWMVGDTALDLRAGQAAGLRTYAVTWGTHPVDVLAGASPDELQPDLQRLLTHLPPLA
- a CDS encoding M4 family metallopeptidase, translating into MVQKRVRGALGIAALSVVVGCNESTPAPEADKPTDAAKAAMLENGAKVILTDNQKVAQFVTGLSIALPDIPAAGPKALNASALASVVDAVAPTFRLEPGNLVFKKAHTDKQGDSHYRYSVKHNDIPVLGGELILHARNGKVFAANTNVRSDLRAELKATIAGEIATSAVDSDRETLKGWVTDKNPELVYWRVDDELRLMYKVVQHGNKADGTPVRDWVLVDARNADVMLRIPQIKESLDRRLHNGNNTSTLPGAVVRIEGAAPVADPVVNTNYDHLGTVYDCYNTLFGRDSIDNAGGTLISTVHHRVNYVNAFWDGTQMVYGDGDGVTATNLANSLDVTAHELTHAVTDNESDLIYSGESGGLNESMSDVFGAVCEWYGDGADEVSPRHWLIGDDVWTPSIPNDALRYMNDPALDGDSLDHYHNYVPGTGVHYSSGISNLAFYLLSQGGTHPRGKSTIVVAGIGIEKAAQIFYKANTLMVPTSNFEAAKTISEQAAAQLGYDAATIESVSNAWKAVGVSVPVPPPPTDPIVKDTPVVVSGGANEKKYFEVTVPEGAYNLRFTLSGGTGDADLYVRYNNAPTTALYDCRPYAGGNNEVCTFAAPQHGKWYAMVNGYRAYSDATLTVTWEGGFVPIESGIAVENLSGAAGSSQVFILDVPERRPGQGKNNIYIQTGEGKGNPDLYVKRGGAPTHADYDCRSVKDHQSEKCNLINAPAGRYYIEVYGAKDGFEGIVLIGSFLEPLPK
- a CDS encoding metallophosphoesterase family protein, whose protein sequence is MKLYAISDLHLRHNDNRLALQALPAHPEDWLIVAGDVGETLAEMELMLSTLTQRFRQVIWVPGNHELWTMPSEQPQLKGEARYQRLVSLCRSYGALTPEDPYPRWPGPGPERVIVPMFLGYDYTFRPDHVPADKALEWAWEDDLLCTDEVLLHPEPHASRAAWCAARVEATRARLDALPPGCATVLVNHYPLRYEHVRLPRIPRFSIWCGTKQTEDWHTRYRAEVVVSGHLHMPATLWRDGVRFEEVSLGYPVQWKYRGVHAWESCLRVILPGPTP